In Tumebacillus amylolyticus, the genomic stretch CGTTCCGCGAACAAATTCGTAGAAGGCATTGAGATTCCGCGTTCGGAGTTCGAAGACATCTTCAACGTCGTCAAATTCGGTCCGTCTGCATTCAATTTGCAGCACGCCCACTTCTTGGTCGTCGATGACCCGGAATTGAAAGACGGCGTCTACCAAGCCGCGTACCAACAATACAAAGTAAAAACCGCCTCGGCCGTCATCGCCGTCCTCGGCGACACGCTCGCGTACCAGAACGCCCCGGAGATTTACGAAGGACTGCGCAAGCTCGGCGTTCTCTCGCAAGGGGAGTACGACGAAACCATCGGTGCAATCAACGGAACTTACGAAGGCAACGGTCCGGTGTTCCAACGGGAAGAAGCGATCCGAAACGCCTCGCTTGCCGCGATGCTGTTCATGCTGACCGCCAAAGACCGCGGTTGGGACACCTGCCCGATGATCGGCTTCGTGCCCGATCAGCTCAAAGCAGTCCTCAACATCCCGGACCGCTACGTTCCGGTCATGTTGATCACCGTCGGCAAAGAGGACATCTCCTCCCTTCGCCCGCGCGGCTATCGCAAACCGGTCGGGGAGTTTGTCTCCTTCAACAAGCTCTAAGACAAGTAGAAACTGTCAGGAGGGACTTCCATGCAAATTTCTGTCGATTCCGAGCAATTACATAGCACCGGTGATTCGTTTGGCACCATCGTACAGGAGATCAAAGGCACGATCTCTTCGCTGAATTCGGCGGCGAATACGGCCTCCTCCGGCTGGTCGGGGTCTTCGCATACGGCGTTCCACGATCTCTGGACGAAGTTGCACAGTTCGCTGGATCTCTTGAGCTCCGCGATGGGCGACATCTCCGGCAACTTGCACGCGGCCGGCACCGCGTATTCGACAACCGAAAGCACCATCGCCAAGTCCGCCGGGAAGTAACATCGTCCTGCGCAGGGAACAGAGCCCTGCAAAGAGCCCGGCTATGAGAAAAGGCCCTCCACCAAAAATAGGTGGGGGCCTTTTTTTTTGCATGGTTTTTTTCAGTACTATCCTTGGGTCAGTTGCCCTTGTACGCTCGCGGGCAGTTTCGGAGCGATGTAGACGATCGGGCCGTCGAACTCGATCCAGTCGAGGTTGATCATCTGGAACACATAGCGCTTGCCGGTTTGCGGGTCGGAGATGATGATGTGGTCACGACCTGCCGTCTCGATACGCCCACGGACCACTTTGGCGTTCCATTGGGAGTTGT encodes the following:
- a CDS encoding nitroreductase family protein yields the protein MGDFQNIVKTRRSANKFVEGIEIPRSEFEDIFNVVKFGPSAFNLQHAHFLVVDDPELKDGVYQAAYQQYKVKTASAVIAVLGDTLAYQNAPEIYEGLRKLGVLSQGEYDETIGAINGTYEGNGPVFQREEAIRNASLAAMLFMLTAKDRGWDTCPMIGFVPDQLKAVLNIPDRYVPVMLITVGKEDISSLRPRGYRKPVGEFVSFNKL
- a CDS encoding WXG100 family type VII secretion target gives rise to the protein MQISVDSEQLHSTGDSFGTIVQEIKGTISSLNSAANTASSGWSGSSHTAFHDLWTKLHSSLDLLSSAMGDISGNLHAAGTAYSTTESTIAKSAGK